In a single window of the Halopiger xanaduensis SH-6 genome:
- a CDS encoding DUF1349 domain-containing protein — protein sequence MASTYATGSVAAATTITIEGAGYDIWNARDEFHYYYTEVDGDFDVTVRIDSLENTDDWARAGLMVRQTLNDDAEHAMIRKTPGNETSFQWRSDDGNDAESTTSGGTGEAETSGGTMQATWQRLVRSGDTIEAYGSTDGSNWTLIADISPGEIDFAGSAYVGLAVCSHNEGTLTTAEFSNLSGLSPSDNQDIGTVEVGGSVSTGSGDGGGGSGDTDPVVSTGSASSVDSSSATLSGGLDDLGGASSADVGFEYRETGGNWSATATQSRSSTGSFSEDVSGLASGTDYEFRATVAASDGDSDTGSTNSFTTSDDSGNGGTSGDGAYFDLSDGFASPSWFDDSVSVHRVQNATRSELANAVQGSGPRLVVFETSGTIDLDGDELEVTADQCWIAGQTAPSPGITLTQGLFQVNADDVVVQHLRSRVGPGDSGNIQGNDSFNSADGTQNVIFDHCTASWGVDECMSVGYDSTDTTLSNCLVYEGLYDPYGNGEDHNYATLIGDGADNVALLGNVWAKTRGRVPRLKSGTRSVVANNVMYFFNEATNMDGDTEASIVGNLYIPQDLEDTAIEGGNAYLEDNVTDPSSTPLTGGTSELSSRPLWPSGLSAMSSGDVESHNMNYAGARPADRTSNDSRIVSEIQDRAGDAYTDSPYDYWVADHEEVGGYPQLPENTHSLNVPSSGLRDWIDQWALAVEDPNASPP from the coding sequence GTGGCATCGACCTACGCGACCGGCAGCGTTGCGGCAGCGACCACGATCACCATCGAGGGCGCCGGCTACGACATCTGGAACGCCAGAGACGAGTTCCACTATTACTACACGGAAGTCGACGGCGACTTCGACGTCACCGTCCGCATCGATAGCCTGGAAAACACCGACGACTGGGCGCGCGCGGGGCTGATGGTCCGCCAGACGCTGAACGACGACGCCGAACACGCGATGATCCGCAAGACGCCCGGCAACGAGACGTCCTTCCAGTGGCGGTCGGACGACGGCAACGACGCCGAAAGCACGACCTCGGGTGGAACCGGGGAGGCCGAGACGTCCGGCGGCACGATGCAGGCCACCTGGCAGCGCCTCGTCCGCAGCGGCGACACCATCGAGGCGTACGGCTCGACTGACGGGTCGAACTGGACGCTGATAGCGGACATCTCGCCCGGCGAGATCGACTTCGCCGGCAGCGCGTACGTGGGCCTCGCCGTCTGCAGCCACAACGAGGGGACGCTGACGACGGCGGAGTTCTCGAACCTCTCGGGGCTCTCACCGAGCGACAATCAGGACATCGGCACTGTCGAGGTCGGCGGGAGCGTCTCGACCGGCAGCGGCGACGGCGGTGGCGGCAGCGGCGACACGGACCCGGTGGTGTCGACGGGGTCGGCGTCGAGCGTCGATTCGTCGTCGGCGACGCTCTCGGGGGGCCTGGACGACCTCGGCGGGGCGTCGTCGGCCGACGTGGGCTTCGAGTATCGGGAGACCGGCGGGAACTGGAGTGCGACGGCGACGCAGTCGCGGTCGTCGACGGGAAGCTTCAGCGAGGACGTCTCCGGGCTCGCCAGCGGGACGGACTACGAGTTCCGGGCGACGGTCGCGGCGAGCGACGGCGACAGTGACACCGGGTCGACGAACTCGTTCACGACCTCGGACGACAGCGGCAACGGCGGCACGTCTGGGGATGGAGCGTACTTCGACTTGTCGGACGGGTTCGCGTCGCCCTCGTGGTTCGACGACAGCGTGTCCGTCCATCGCGTGCAGAACGCCACTCGGAGCGAACTGGCGAACGCGGTTCAGGGAAGCGGCCCGCGATTGGTCGTCTTCGAGACTTCGGGGACGATCGACCTCGACGGCGACGAACTGGAGGTCACCGCTGACCAGTGCTGGATCGCCGGGCAGACCGCCCCTTCGCCGGGTATCACGCTCACACAGGGCCTGTTCCAGGTCAACGCGGACGACGTCGTCGTCCAACACCTCCGCTCGCGGGTCGGGCCCGGTGACAGCGGCAACATTCAGGGCAACGACTCGTTCAACAGCGCCGACGGCACGCAAAACGTCATCTTCGACCACTGTACGGCCTCGTGGGGCGTCGACGAGTGCATGTCCGTCGGCTACGACTCGACCGACACGACGCTCTCGAACTGCCTCGTCTACGAGGGCCTGTACGATCCATACGGGAACGGCGAGGACCACAACTACGCGACGCTGATCGGCGACGGCGCCGACAACGTCGCGCTACTGGGCAACGTCTGGGCGAAGACACGCGGCCGCGTCCCCAGACTGAAGAGCGGCACGCGTAGCGTCGTCGCCAACAACGTGATGTACTTCTTCAACGAGGCGACGAACATGGACGGCGACACGGAGGCGTCCATCGTCGGCAACCTCTACATCCCCCAGGACCTCGAGGACACCGCTATCGAGGGCGGCAACGCCTACCTCGAGGACAACGTCACGGACCCGAGTTCGACGCCACTTACCGGTGGGACCTCGGAGCTGTCGAGTCGGCCCCTCTGGCCGAGCGGCCTGTCGGCGATGTCTTCGGGGGATGTCGAGAGCCACAACATGAACTACGCCGGCGCGCGACCGGCCGACCGAACGAGCAACGACTCGCGGATCGTCTCCGAGATTCAGGACCGCGCGGGCGACGCGTACACCGACTCGCCCTACGACTACTGGGTCGCCGACCACGAGGAGGTCGGCGGCTATCCGCAACTGCCGGAGAACACCCACTCGCTGAACGTCCCCAGTTCGGGCCTGCGCGACTGGATCGACCAGTGGGCCCTCGCGGTCGAGGACCCGAACGCCAGTCCGCCGTAG
- the dgoD gene encoding galactonate dehydratase: MRVTDYELFAVPPRWQFLKLETSDGRVGWGEVYTKWHFAGDSEPATRSAVDQLMHQYVLGEDPSRIEYCWQAMYRSSFYRGGPVHMSAIAGIDEALWDLKGKEADMPVYDLLGGAARDRIRLYHHVRAHGDDVSDPAAAAATEAREHVEAGYDAVKLVPTGGLEPVDTPATVERAREIVGAVREAVGPDVDVALDFHGRASKAMARRLATALEEFEPMFIEEPVTPEQDREFARVAEATTAPIAAGERLYTRWDFRPLLEADAVDIVQPDISSAGGITETKKIADAAETYDVSIAPHCPIGPLALAASLHVDAAAPNALIQEQVIVDDADALAYVDNGEIFEPTDGSLELPDGPGLGVDIDEDRVRERAGTDLGFDRSPGHRADGSVGER; encoded by the coding sequence ATGCGCGTAACTGATTACGAGCTCTTCGCAGTGCCGCCGCGGTGGCAGTTCCTCAAACTCGAGACGAGCGACGGCCGGGTCGGGTGGGGCGAGGTCTACACCAAGTGGCACTTCGCGGGCGACAGCGAGCCGGCGACGCGGAGCGCGGTCGACCAGCTGATGCACCAGTACGTCCTCGGCGAGGACCCGAGCCGCATCGAGTATTGCTGGCAGGCGATGTACCGGAGCAGCTTCTACCGGGGCGGCCCGGTCCACATGAGCGCCATCGCCGGCATCGACGAGGCGCTGTGGGACCTGAAGGGGAAAGAGGCCGACATGCCGGTCTACGACCTCCTCGGCGGCGCGGCCAGGGATCGGATCCGCCTCTATCACCACGTCAGGGCTCACGGCGACGACGTCTCGGATCCGGCGGCCGCCGCGGCTACGGAGGCCCGAGAACACGTCGAAGCCGGATACGACGCCGTCAAACTCGTGCCGACGGGCGGCCTCGAGCCGGTCGATACCCCCGCGACCGTCGAGCGGGCGCGCGAGATCGTCGGCGCGGTTCGCGAGGCGGTCGGCCCCGACGTCGACGTCGCGCTCGATTTCCACGGCCGCGCCTCGAAGGCGATGGCCCGGCGGCTGGCGACGGCGCTCGAGGAGTTCGAGCCGATGTTCATCGAGGAGCCGGTGACGCCCGAACAGGATCGAGAATTCGCGCGGGTCGCCGAGGCGACGACGGCGCCGATCGCGGCGGGCGAACGGCTCTATACGCGGTGGGACTTCCGCCCGCTCCTCGAGGCGGACGCGGTCGATATCGTCCAGCCCGACATCTCGAGCGCGGGCGGGATCACCGAGACGAAAAAGATCGCGGACGCGGCCGAAACGTACGACGTCTCGATCGCTCCGCACTGTCCGATCGGCCCCCTGGCGCTGGCGGCGTCGCTGCACGTCGACGCGGCCGCGCCGAACGCGTTGATCCAGGAGCAGGTGATCGTCGACGACGCCGACGCGCTGGCCTACGTCGACAACGGCGAGATTTTCGAACCGACCGACGGCTCTCTCGAGCTTCCCGACGGACCGGGACTCGGCGTCGACATCGACGAGGACCGCGTTCGGGAACGGGCGGGGACGGATCTCGGCTTCGATCGCTCGCCCGGTCACCGAGCGGACGGCAGCGTCGGCGAGCGGTGA
- a CDS encoding LLM class flavin-dependent oxidoreductase: MKFGIFPVEGGQSWDGVVEHCQLAEDVGFESCWVNDHQATEGDNYWPSPLTRLTSIGTGTEELELVTSVLILPLYHPLHVAQRAAMLDNISNGRLTLGVGLGYVEEEFDAFDVPMDERAGRMIEGLRFLDEFLSSDEPITFDCPFFSVEDWQPLPPTVQQPRPDLWVGGWGDKQIARSVKFSDAWVPGVVADLGIVEDRKEQQREHIEDSDQDWNEIEHPLMREAVIAETEEEVMERKEYVHRTYIDEYGGEFSHPLMTADSVEDFEELADDRFIYGTPEQIVEQIESIGERFPLDHLALRFHHSGMPKDLVEDQIRLFGEEVIPEFE, encoded by the coding sequence ATGAAGTTCGGAATTTTCCCCGTCGAAGGCGGACAGTCGTGGGACGGCGTCGTCGAGCACTGTCAGCTCGCCGAGGACGTCGGCTTCGAGTCTTGCTGGGTTAACGACCATCAAGCGACCGAGGGTGACAACTACTGGCCGTCGCCGCTGACGCGGCTGACCAGCATCGGCACCGGCACCGAGGAACTCGAGCTCGTCACGTCGGTATTGATCCTCCCGCTGTATCACCCGCTGCACGTGGCACAGCGAGCGGCGATGCTCGATAACATCTCGAACGGGCGGCTCACGCTGGGCGTCGGCCTCGGCTACGTCGAGGAGGAGTTCGACGCGTTCGACGTGCCGATGGACGAGCGCGCCGGGCGAATGATCGAAGGGCTGCGCTTCCTCGACGAGTTCCTCTCGTCGGACGAGCCTATCACCTTCGACTGCCCGTTCTTCTCGGTCGAAGACTGGCAGCCGTTGCCGCCGACGGTCCAGCAACCCCGTCCTGACCTGTGGGTCGGCGGCTGGGGCGACAAACAGATCGCGCGCTCGGTGAAGTTCAGCGACGCCTGGGTACCCGGCGTCGTCGCCGACCTCGGCATCGTCGAAGATCGCAAGGAACAGCAGCGCGAGCACATTGAAGACAGCGACCAGGATTGGAACGAGATCGAACATCCGTTGATGCGTGAGGCGGTCATCGCTGAAACCGAAGAGGAGGTCATGGAACGCAAGGAGTACGTCCATCGCACCTACATCGACGAGTACGGCGGCGAGTTCTCGCACCCGCTGATGACCGCCGATTCCGTCGAGGACTTCGAGGAACTGGCCGACGACCGATTCATCTACGGGACGCCCGAGCAGATCGTCGAGCAGATCGAGTCGATTGGAGAACGATTCCCGTTGGACCACCTTGCGCTTCGATTCCACCACTCCGGGATGCCCAAGGACCTCGTCGAGGACCAGATCCGGCTGTTCGGCGAGGAAGTCATCCCCGAGTTCGAGTAG
- a CDS encoding alpha/beta hydrolase family protein: MTASHEIQQYLERLDGGPTHEYGYEGQTGAAFAAWQDAIREELASVLGFPAIRATGSSEPDPERLATETKDGYERQTWHVRTEPDFRVPFDLLLPDGGEPPYPVVLAIHGHCEDGRALAVGEVPDDRPEIVEERRDFARQAVKRGYAALAPDMRAFGDLAGPEPDADGYRSCTRLQKVAQLFGRTLAGERAWDILQLLEFVERQSALDAERIGIVGHSGGAAAAMFAAALDDRLAPVAVNSYFCTFDESIVAIDHCECNYVPGIRRVGEMWDIAGAIAPRPLAVVTGDEDPIFPVEGTRRAFDELTEIYAAADAAKACNLTVASGAHRFYPDAVWPFVGDAL; the protein is encoded by the coding sequence ATGACAGCGTCTCACGAGATACAGCAGTACCTCGAGCGACTCGACGGGGGGCCGACACACGAGTACGGCTACGAGGGCCAAACGGGTGCCGCGTTTGCGGCCTGGCAGGACGCCATCCGGGAAGAACTGGCGTCGGTGCTCGGCTTTCCCGCGATTCGAGCGACCGGATCGTCCGAGCCCGATCCGGAACGGCTCGCAACCGAGACGAAAGACGGGTACGAGCGCCAGACCTGGCACGTCCGGACGGAACCCGACTTTCGCGTGCCGTTCGACCTGCTACTTCCCGACGGGGGCGAGCCGCCGTACCCGGTCGTCCTCGCGATTCACGGCCACTGCGAGGACGGCCGCGCGCTCGCCGTCGGCGAGGTCCCCGACGATCGACCCGAGATCGTCGAGGAGCGGCGGGACTTCGCCCGACAAGCCGTAAAACGGGGGTACGCGGCTCTCGCACCGGATATGCGCGCGTTCGGCGACCTCGCCGGGCCGGAGCCAGACGCCGACGGCTACCGATCGTGTACGCGATTGCAGAAGGTCGCGCAACTGTTCGGGCGGACGCTCGCCGGCGAACGAGCCTGGGACATCCTGCAGTTGCTCGAGTTCGTCGAGCGCCAGTCGGCGCTGGACGCCGAGCGGATCGGCATCGTCGGTCACTCGGGCGGCGCCGCAGCCGCCATGTTCGCCGCGGCACTCGACGATCGGTTGGCGCCGGTCGCGGTGAACTCGTACTTCTGTACGTTCGACGAGTCGATCGTCGCCATCGACCACTGCGAGTGTAACTACGTCCCCGGGATTCGCCGCGTCGGCGAGATGTGGGATATTGCGGGAGCGATCGCCCCGCGACCGCTCGCGGTCGTCACCGGCGACGAGGATCCGATTTTTCCGGTCGAAGGAACGAGACGCGCGTTCGACGAACTGACGGAAATCTACGCGGCGGCCGACGCGGCCAAGGCGTGCAACCTGACCGTCGCCTCGGGCGCCCACCGGTTCTATCCGGACGCCGTGTGGCCGTTCGTCGGCGACGCGCTGTGA
- a CDS encoding dihydrodipicolinate synthase family protein, translating into MPLSADQVRDRLRGVAVGLLTPFDDDLEIEHEKLAENARTLYDEGVQTFLATANISEYHSLSTNERVAVAETSVDALPDDACVLAGVGGSTSHAQELIRAYDDVGVDAMMIMPPDHTYIHEQGLLEYYRELDSATDTPLVPYVRGFDPSVDYLAGLTRVDGVVGIKYALEDPVKLGAGVNAGADDVVWVDGLAEPFAVSFWAEGAEGFSAGVSNFRPEIGLELYEALSDGDWERARKLRDICLPYQNFRGETGQDNEIPGAISVSAVKKGLELAGLNAGGGAVREPIRPLSAEEERRAEDLYRQLEDDVESLIE; encoded by the coding sequence ATGCCGTTGTCAGCCGACCAGGTACGGGACCGACTCCGCGGTGTAGCCGTTGGCTTGCTCACACCGTTCGACGACGACCTCGAGATCGAACACGAGAAGCTGGCCGAGAACGCCCGGACACTCTACGACGAGGGCGTTCAAACCTTCCTCGCGACTGCGAACATCAGCGAGTATCACTCCCTCTCGACGAACGAACGCGTCGCCGTCGCGGAGACGAGCGTCGACGCGCTCCCCGACGACGCCTGCGTCCTCGCCGGCGTCGGCGGGAGCACGAGCCACGCGCAGGAACTGATTCGCGCCTACGACGACGTCGGCGTCGACGCGATGATGATCATGCCGCCGGATCACACGTACATCCACGAGCAGGGGCTGCTCGAGTACTACCGCGAACTCGACTCGGCGACGGACACGCCGCTGGTGCCGTACGTGCGCGGCTTCGATCCGTCCGTCGACTACCTCGCCGGACTGACGCGCGTAGACGGCGTCGTCGGGATCAAGTACGCGCTCGAGGATCCCGTCAAACTCGGCGCGGGCGTCAACGCCGGCGCGGACGACGTGGTCTGGGTCGACGGACTGGCGGAGCCGTTCGCCGTCTCGTTCTGGGCCGAAGGTGCCGAAGGCTTCTCCGCCGGCGTGAGCAACTTCCGGCCCGAAATCGGCCTCGAGTTGTACGAGGCGCTCTCGGACGGCGACTGGGAGCGCGCCCGAAAACTGCGAGATATCTGCCTTCCCTACCAGAACTTCCGCGGCGAAACGGGCCAGGACAACGAGATTCCGGGCGCAATCAGCGTCTCGGCGGTCAAGAAGGGCCTCGAACTCGCCGGGCTCAACGCCGGCGGCGGCGCCGTCCGCGAGCCGATCCGTCCGCTCTCGGCCGAGGAAGAGCGTCGCGCAGAGGACCTCTACCGACAACTCGAGGACGACGTCGAGTCGCTCATCGAGTGA
- a CDS encoding thiamine pyrophosphate-binding protein, producing MTAQDDPSGRARPGSEQLYDALVDAGIDLLVGLPGTQTLPLDRTVERRDDIRYVMARHETAIPHVAWGYYEAGGGVAATLTVPGPGDTNAMHGLKNALEDRVPIVHIAADADPADRGKGPIHEIEPDTFDNVVKENVSVERPLEFHRAVRSGIETALTPPRGPVRLGVPKSLLEGEFRSPRVTVDPPASQFEGDAEYRTAARLLAEADRPVVYLGVGARRTCDPVAVRDLVERLNAPVVASYKGKGVFPEDDPRWLGVTGSHLPAGARRTLEAADVVLALGARFDGVTTDDWSIPFGETLVHASADSAWIDNTYESDVAIVDDAGTAVEWIRDGLESESAAANAGNGWDGREIGDRVQSEYEARLRDRGLLADDEPIATAGVLRTLREALPRESIVTTDIGGFRLWAKQNFAAYEPEGYISAGSWAGMGVGVPAAIGAAFAQPDRPVVALTGDGGAMMCLQELHTAAADDLDVLAICFNNADYGIISKSPEIDRYTEGHRFDWSSPDFPAIAEGFGCRGETVRTLEGLEEAVDEALSRNGPELIDVRVDQDEPTAGAAAEYDSELPIRDG from the coding sequence ATGACCGCACAGGACGATCCCTCGGGGCGGGCCCGACCCGGCAGCGAACAGCTGTACGACGCGCTGGTCGACGCCGGGATCGACCTCCTCGTGGGCCTACCCGGCACGCAGACGCTGCCGCTGGATCGGACCGTCGAACGCCGCGACGACATCCGGTACGTGATGGCCCGCCACGAGACCGCGATTCCCCACGTCGCCTGGGGGTACTACGAGGCCGGCGGCGGCGTGGCGGCGACGTTGACCGTGCCAGGCCCGGGCGACACGAACGCGATGCACGGCCTGAAAAACGCGCTCGAGGATCGCGTCCCGATAGTACACATCGCCGCGGACGCCGACCCCGCCGATCGCGGGAAGGGGCCGATCCACGAGATCGAACCCGACACGTTCGACAACGTCGTCAAGGAAAACGTCTCGGTCGAGCGCCCGCTCGAGTTCCACCGGGCCGTCCGCTCGGGGATCGAAACCGCGCTGACGCCGCCGCGGGGTCCGGTTCGGCTCGGCGTCCCGAAGTCGTTGCTCGAGGGGGAGTTTCGATCGCCACGAGTGACCGTCGACCCGCCCGCAAGCCAGTTCGAGGGCGATGCCGAGTATCGAACCGCAGCACGGTTGCTCGCCGAGGCGGATCGGCCGGTCGTCTATCTCGGCGTCGGCGCCCGCCGCACGTGCGACCCGGTCGCGGTCCGCGACCTCGTCGAGCGGCTGAACGCGCCCGTGGTCGCCTCCTACAAGGGCAAGGGCGTCTTTCCGGAAGACGACCCGCGCTGGCTCGGCGTCACCGGCAGTCACCTTCCGGCGGGTGCGAGACGGACGCTCGAGGCGGCGGACGTCGTCCTCGCGCTCGGCGCTCGCTTCGACGGCGTGACGACCGACGATTGGTCGATTCCGTTCGGCGAGACGCTCGTGCACGCCTCCGCCGACTCGGCGTGGATCGACAACACCTACGAGTCAGATGTCGCGATCGTCGACGATGCCGGTACCGCGGTCGAGTGGATTCGTGACGGGCTCGAGTCCGAATCCGCCGCTGCAAACGCGGGCAACGGCTGGGACGGCCGTGAAATCGGCGACCGAGTTCAGTCGGAGTACGAAGCACGGCTCCGCGACCGCGGGCTCCTCGCGGACGACGAGCCGATCGCGACGGCCGGCGTTCTCCGTACGCTACGGGAGGCACTTCCGCGAGAGTCCATCGTGACGACCGACATCGGCGGCTTCCGGCTGTGGGCCAAGCAGAACTTCGCGGCCTACGAGCCGGAGGGCTACATTTCCGCAGGCTCGTGGGCGGGAATGGGCGTCGGCGTGCCCGCGGCGATCGGCGCGGCGTTCGCCCAACCGGATCGGCCGGTCGTCGCGCTGACCGGCGACGGCGGCGCCATGATGTGTCTGCAGGAACTGCACACGGCGGCCGCCGACGACCTCGACGTGCTCGCGATCTGCTTCAACAACGCGGACTACGGCATCATCAGCAAATCGCCAGAGATCGATCGGTACACCGAAGGCCACCGGTTCGACTGGTCCTCGCCCGACTTCCCCGCCATCGCGGAAGGGTTCGGTTGCCGCGGCGAGACCGTCCGAACGCTCGAGGGCCTCGAGGAGGCGGTCGACGAGGCGTTGTCGCGGAACGGACCGGAACTGATCGATGTCCGCGTCGATCAGGACGAGCCGACGGCCGGGGCCGCCGCCGAATACGATTCCGAGCTGCCGATTCGGGACGGATAG
- a CDS encoding glycoside hydrolase family 28 protein, translating to MTVPDTDRFDIREYGAISDSDDPATDAIQTALDECAETGGTVYVPAGRFRTGPLRIGDRTTLHLDPGATLTFVGDYDAFPTVESRWEGWNQYGFHPCLWVTDAENVEISGRGTIDGNGQYWWQFYGADDDELPEGLRERLAEFNGKNDKADDVSSFTLRPPLFQISESENVTVSGVTLQNSPFWNTHVVYSENVTISDVNVLNPAEGAPNGDGIDIDSSRYVRISDAYINAGDDAICIKSGKNAEGREVGEPASQITVTNCTVEAGHGGVVIGSEMSGDVRDVAVTNCTFTDTDRGVRIKTQRDRGGVVEDLRFDNIVMRRIASPFTINGYYFTPLDSEPEPVDEGTPMVRNVTFSNITARNVETAGFFAGLPEQYFEGIEFDNVRIDATRPLDATDLDPAMASGYEQTHGLFCKSIADISFNDVRIRTADGPAMRFVDTESVTVDGLQVPDDQDAPIVSLENVDRTRIRGCAPDGESPFVRATGETGRIELAGNYGDLAEDVEIDEESDATLESF from the coding sequence ATGACAGTGCCTGACACGGACCGGTTCGACATCCGCGAGTACGGCGCGATCAGCGACTCGGACGATCCCGCGACCGACGCGATCCAGACGGCGCTCGACGAGTGCGCCGAGACCGGCGGGACCGTGTACGTTCCGGCCGGCCGGTTCCGCACGGGCCCGCTTCGGATCGGCGATCGAACGACGCTCCATCTGGATCCCGGCGCGACGCTGACGTTCGTCGGCGACTACGACGCGTTCCCCACGGTAGAAAGCCGGTGGGAGGGCTGGAACCAGTACGGCTTTCACCCCTGTCTGTGGGTTACCGACGCCGAGAACGTCGAGATCAGCGGCCGCGGCACGATCGACGGCAACGGGCAGTACTGGTGGCAGTTCTACGGCGCCGACGACGACGAACTCCCCGAGGGCCTGCGCGAGCGCCTCGCGGAGTTCAACGGGAAAAACGACAAGGCGGACGACGTCAGCTCCTTCACGCTCCGCCCGCCGCTGTTCCAGATTTCCGAGTCCGAGAACGTCACCGTCTCGGGCGTCACCCTCCAGAACTCGCCGTTCTGGAACACGCACGTCGTCTACTCCGAGAACGTGACGATCTCCGACGTCAACGTCCTCAATCCCGCGGAGGGCGCGCCCAACGGCGACGGGATCGACATCGACTCCTCGCGGTACGTCCGGATCAGCGACGCGTACATCAACGCCGGCGACGACGCGATCTGCATCAAGTCCGGGAAGAACGCTGAGGGCCGCGAGGTCGGTGAACCCGCCTCGCAGATCACCGTCACGAACTGCACCGTCGAGGCCGGCCACGGCGGCGTCGTCATCGGCAGCGAGATGTCCGGCGACGTCCGCGACGTCGCGGTCACCAACTGCACCTTCACCGACACCGACCGCGGCGTCCGAATCAAGACCCAGCGCGACCGCGGCGGCGTCGTTGAGGACCTCCGGTTCGACAACATCGTCATGCGGCGAATCGCCTCCCCGTTCACCATCAACGGCTACTACTTCACCCCGCTGGACAGCGAGCCCGAACCGGTCGACGAGGGGACGCCGATGGTCCGCAACGTCACATTCAGCAATATCACCGCCCGCAACGTCGAGACGGCCGGCTTCTTCGCCGGGCTCCCCGAGCAGTACTTCGAGGGCATCGAGTTCGACAACGTCCGGATCGACGCAACGCGGCCGCTCGACGCGACTGACCTCGACCCCGCAATGGCTTCGGGCTACGAGCAGACCCACGGGCTGTTCTGCAAGTCGATTGCCGACATCTCCTTCAACGACGTCCGTATCCGGACGGCCGACGGCCCGGCGATGCGGTTCGTCGACACCGAGTCGGTCACCGTCGACGGCCTGCAGGTTCCGGACGATCAGGACGCGCCGATCGTCTCCCTCGAGAACGTCGATCGAACGCGAATCCGCGGCTGTGCGCCCGACGGCGAGTCGCCGTTCGTGCGGGCGACCGGCGAGACCGGAAGGATCGAACTCGCGGGTAACTACGGCGACCTAGCCGAGGACGTCGAGATCGACGAAGAAAGCGACGCGACGCTCGAGTCGTTCTGA
- a CDS encoding Gfo/Idh/MocA family protein, producing MLEYGIVGASGFGSNHAAAVESIDGAEVVAGTARSEESIAPFADEYDATGYTDHREMFEAEELDAVSICTPSGTHAEIAVDAAEAGLHVLCEKPLDVYIDRVDEMIEAADRNGVRLGGIFQRRFTPERWTARRWVEEGRFGDLILADTTVKWYRPQSYYDDHWHGQRDLDGGALIQQAIHFVDLLDWLTGGIERVSAETETVAHEMECEDLAVVSLECKNGARGVIEATTAVRGGEDRVELNGTKGSYNSGTFVLEDEEVEPDLIEPPTGTGLEGQVRDFIEAIREDREPIVNSRDARKAVEVVLASYASAELGRPVDVDEVRELQDHT from the coding sequence ATGCTCGAGTACGGAATCGTCGGTGCGTCGGGATTCGGGAGTAACCATGCGGCAGCCGTCGAATCGATCGACGGCGCAGAAGTCGTCGCCGGCACGGCGCGCAGCGAAGAATCGATCGCACCGTTCGCGGACGAGTACGACGCGACCGGCTACACCGACCATCGAGAGATGTTCGAGGCCGAAGAGTTGGACGCCGTCAGCATCTGTACGCCGTCGGGAACCCACGCCGAGATCGCGGTCGACGCCGCCGAGGCCGGACTCCACGTCCTCTGCGAGAAGCCGCTGGACGTGTACATCGACCGCGTCGACGAGATGATCGAGGCGGCCGATCGCAACGGCGTTCGACTCGGCGGGATCTTCCAGCGGCGGTTCACGCCGGAGCGGTGGACCGCTCGCCGGTGGGTCGAAGAAGGTCGATTCGGCGACCTGATCCTCGCCGATACGACCGTGAAGTGGTACCGCCCCCAGAGCTACTACGACGACCACTGGCACGGGCAGCGGGACCTCGACGGCGGCGCCCTCATCCAGCAGGCGATCCACTTCGTCGATCTGCTCGACTGGCTGACCGGCGGCATCGAGCGCGTCTCTGCCGAAACTGAAACGGTCGCCCACGAGATGGAGTGCGAGGACCTCGCGGTCGTCTCCCTCGAGTGCAAAAACGGCGCGCGCGGCGTCATCGAGGCGACGACCGCCGTCCGCGGCGGCGAGGACCGCGTCGAACTAAACGGGACGAAGGGATCGTACAACTCCGGAACGTTCGTCCTCGAGGACGAGGAAGTCGAGCCGGACCTGATCGAGCCGCCGACGGGAACGGGGCTCGAGGGACAGGTTCGAGACTTCATCGAGGCGATCAGAGAGGACAGGGAGCCGATCGTCAACAGTCGGGACGCCCGTAAAGCCGTGGAAGTCGTTCTCGCGTCGTACGCGTCGGCGGAGCTGGGTCGACCGGTCGACGTGGACGAAGTGCGGGAGCTGCAGGACCACACCTAA